One window from the genome of Jiangella alba encodes:
- a CDS encoding alpha/beta fold hydrolase produces MPTYRADDATTLHYDELAGAGAEGPPVVVLAGGAARHPVYLGDLAGLAERHPLVIPHLRGVGASPAPDEPEAGSYWRQADDVEALRRHLGHDRLLLAGHSAGTRLAVAYAVRHPERLAALLLVTPPSTHLVEVPPDAGAIAARRTDDAFTQAWAALQAGPSAPDGDGFGDWQHRVAPAGYAHWGPAEQEHATQGGWDLAAGRAYFSVDPPADLAARLASVTAPVLVVAGTDDAMTGFAPVAALAERFPAGRVAVVEDCGHYPWVERPVEFRAAVDAFLDDVVEIPLLGGDVSDGVVRVGATVRRHPGRAAAAVHAYLRHLEAAGFPYAPRFLGFDDRGREILTFLDGEMGGRPLAPWAVTDDALREIAVIQRRLHDDAAGFTLPDGVAWPVGVELPGVPSLFDAPDVVGHNDLTFENTIFVGGRPAGIIDFDLAGPTTRLLDVVTTLRYWAPMADPADRDPALRDADAGRRMRIFADAYGLDDDRRAALLDVADRRYTRVWHVMKHRAETDGGGWARMWEGGAGDAIRRAHDWFRAERDTLAAALTG; encoded by the coding sequence GTGCCGACCTATCGCGCCGACGACGCCACGACACTGCACTACGACGAGCTGGCCGGGGCGGGCGCCGAGGGCCCGCCGGTCGTCGTCCTGGCCGGGGGAGCGGCCCGGCATCCCGTGTACCTGGGCGACCTCGCCGGGCTGGCCGAGCGGCACCCGCTGGTGATCCCGCACCTGCGCGGCGTCGGGGCCTCACCGGCGCCGGACGAGCCGGAGGCGGGCTCGTACTGGCGGCAGGCCGACGACGTCGAGGCGTTGCGCCGGCACCTCGGCCACGACCGCCTGCTGCTCGCCGGGCACTCCGCCGGCACCCGGCTGGCCGTCGCGTACGCCGTCCGGCACCCGGAGCGGCTGGCGGCGTTGCTGCTGGTCACGCCGCCGTCGACGCACCTGGTGGAGGTGCCGCCGGACGCCGGGGCGATCGCCGCGCGCCGCACCGACGACGCGTTCACGCAGGCGTGGGCGGCTCTGCAGGCCGGTCCGTCAGCGCCGGACGGCGACGGGTTCGGCGACTGGCAGCACCGGGTCGCGCCGGCCGGCTACGCGCACTGGGGCCCGGCCGAGCAGGAGCACGCGACGCAGGGCGGCTGGGACCTCGCCGCCGGCCGCGCCTACTTCAGCGTCGACCCGCCCGCCGACCTCGCCGCGCGACTCGCGTCCGTCACGGCGCCGGTCCTCGTGGTCGCGGGCACCGACGACGCCATGACCGGGTTCGCGCCGGTCGCCGCGCTGGCCGAGCGGTTCCCGGCCGGCCGGGTGGCCGTCGTCGAGGACTGCGGCCACTATCCGTGGGTCGAGCGGCCGGTCGAGTTCCGCGCCGCCGTCGACGCGTTCCTGGACGACGTCGTCGAGATCCCGCTGCTGGGCGGCGACGTCAGCGACGGTGTCGTCCGCGTCGGCGCGACGGTCCGGCGGCACCCTGGGCGCGCCGCGGCCGCCGTCCACGCCTACCTGCGGCACCTCGAAGCGGCCGGCTTCCCGTACGCGCCGCGCTTCCTCGGGTTCGACGACCGCGGTCGCGAGATCCTCACCTTCCTCGACGGCGAGATGGGCGGGCGGCCGCTGGCGCCGTGGGCCGTCACCGACGACGCGCTGCGCGAGATCGCCGTCATCCAGCGCCGCCTGCACGACGACGCCGCCGGCTTCACGCTGCCCGACGGCGTCGCCTGGCCGGTGGGCGTCGAGCTGCCCGGCGTGCCGTCGCTGTTCGACGCCCCGGACGTCGTCGGGCACAACGACCTCACCTTCGAGAACACGATCTTCGTCGGCGGACGGCCGGCCGGCATCATCGACTTCGACCTCGCCGGGCCCACCACCCGGCTGCTCGACGTCGTCACGACGCTGCGGTACTGGGCGCCGATGGCCGATCCGGCCGACCGCGACCCCGCCCTGCGCGACGCCGACGCCGGCCGGCGGATGCGCATCTTCGCCGACGCCTACGGGCTCGACGACGACCGTCGCGCCGCCCTCCTCGACGTCGCCGACCGCCGCTACACCCGGGTCTGGCACGTCATGAAGCACCGCGCCGAGACCGACGGCGGCGGCTGGGCCCGCATGTGGGAGGGCGGCGCCGGCGACGCCATCAGGCGGGCGCACGACTGGTTCCGGGCCGAGCGCGACACGCTGGCCGCGGCGCTGACCGGCTGA
- the nucS gene encoding endonuclease NucS has translation MRIVIARCQVDYAGRLTAHLPLATRVIMVKADGSVLVHSDGGSYKPLNWMSPPCTLTVRDPEPDEDGVAAVWTVQNGKTDDRLVISLHEILHDSSHDLGVDPGLVKDGVEAHLQVLLAEQVETFGSGWRLVRREYPTPIGPVDLLCRDEQGVAVAVEVKRRGEIDGVEQLTRYLDLLNRDPLLAPVRGVFAAQEIKPQARTLAVDRGITCLTVDYDALRGVDDPTSRLF, from the coding sequence GTGAGGATCGTCATCGCGCGCTGCCAGGTCGACTACGCCGGCCGGTTGACCGCCCACCTCCCGCTCGCCACCCGCGTCATCATGGTGAAGGCCGACGGCAGCGTGCTGGTCCACTCCGACGGCGGCTCGTACAAGCCGCTGAACTGGATGAGCCCGCCGTGCACGCTCACCGTCCGCGACCCCGAACCGGACGAGGACGGCGTCGCCGCGGTGTGGACGGTGCAGAACGGCAAGACCGACGACCGCCTGGTCATCAGCCTGCACGAGATCCTGCACGACTCCAGCCACGACCTCGGCGTCGACCCCGGCCTGGTCAAGGACGGCGTCGAGGCGCACCTGCAGGTGCTGCTGGCGGAGCAGGTCGAGACGTTCGGGTCCGGCTGGCGGCTGGTGCGCCGCGAGTACCCGACGCCGATCGGCCCGGTCGACCTCCTCTGCCGCGACGAGCAGGGCGTCGCCGTCGCCGTCGAGGTGAAGCGGCGCGGCGAGATCGACGGCGTCGAGCAGCTGACCCGCTACCTCGACCTCCTCAACCGCGACCCGCTGCTCGCCCCGGTGCGCGGGGTGTTCGCGGCCCAGGAGATCAAGCCGCAGGCCCGCACGCTCGCCGTCGACCGCGGCATCACCTGCCTCACCGTCGACTACGACGCCCTCCGCGGCGTCGACGACCCCACGTCGCGGCTGTTCTGA
- the lpdA gene encoding dihydrolipoyl dehydrogenase, producing MSAHFDVVVLGAGPGGYTAAVRAAQLGKSVAVVESKYWGGVCLNVGCIPSKALLRNAELAHIVKNQADTFGLVFEGEVKADYSKAYERSRTVADGRVKGVHYLMKKNKITEFDGWGTFTDATTLDVRLNDGGSETVTFEHCIVAAGATTRLLPGTSLSSRVVTYEEQILESELPRRVVIAGAGAIGVEFGYVMANYGVEVTIVEFLDRMLPLEDPEVSKELARQYKKLGVDVRTSTRVESIDDSGDSVRVTVSSGDKQEVIEADKVLQAIGFAPRVDGYGLDKTGVRLTERGAIEVDDHLRTNVPSIYAIGDVTGKLLLAHAAEAMAVIAAETIAGADTMPVDYAMIPRATYCQPQVASFGYTEEQARKLGHEVKVSKFPFMANGKAHGLGDPVGFVKIIADAEHNELLGAHLIGPDVTELLPELTLAQLWDLTADEVGRNIHAHPTLSEAVKEAIHGISGHAINI from the coding sequence ATGAGTGCGCACTTCGATGTCGTCGTCCTGGGCGCCGGTCCCGGCGGGTACACCGCGGCCGTCCGTGCGGCCCAGCTGGGCAAGTCCGTCGCCGTCGTGGAGTCCAAGTACTGGGGCGGCGTCTGCCTCAACGTGGGCTGCATCCCGAGCAAGGCGCTGTTGCGCAACGCGGAGCTGGCCCACATCGTCAAGAACCAGGCCGACACCTTCGGGCTGGTCTTCGAGGGCGAGGTCAAGGCCGACTACTCGAAGGCGTACGAGCGCAGCCGCACCGTCGCCGACGGCCGCGTCAAGGGCGTGCACTACCTGATGAAGAAGAACAAGATCACCGAGTTCGACGGCTGGGGGACGTTCACCGACGCCACCACGCTCGACGTCCGCCTGAACGACGGCGGCAGCGAGACGGTGACGTTCGAGCACTGCATCGTCGCCGCCGGCGCCACCACCCGGCTGCTGCCCGGCACGTCGCTGAGCTCCCGCGTCGTCACGTACGAGGAGCAGATCCTCGAGAGCGAGCTGCCGCGCCGCGTCGTCATCGCGGGCGCCGGCGCCATCGGCGTCGAGTTCGGCTACGTCATGGCCAACTACGGCGTCGAGGTCACCATCGTCGAGTTCCTCGACCGCATGCTGCCGCTCGAGGACCCCGAGGTCTCCAAGGAGCTGGCCCGCCAGTACAAGAAGCTCGGCGTCGACGTCCGCACCTCCACCCGGGTCGAGTCCATCGACGACTCCGGCGACTCCGTGCGCGTCACGGTGTCGTCCGGCGACAAGCAGGAGGTCATCGAGGCCGACAAGGTCCTCCAGGCCATCGGCTTCGCCCCGCGCGTCGACGGCTACGGCCTCGACAAGACCGGCGTCCGGCTCACCGAGCGTGGCGCCATCGAGGTCGACGACCACCTGCGCACCAACGTGCCCAGCATCTACGCCATCGGCGACGTCACCGGCAAGCTGCTGCTCGCGCACGCCGCCGAGGCCATGGCCGTCATCGCCGCCGAGACCATCGCCGGCGCCGACACCATGCCCGTCGACTACGCCATGATCCCGCGGGCCACCTACTGCCAGCCGCAGGTCGCCAGCTTCGGCTACACCGAGGAGCAGGCCAGGAAGCTCGGTCACGAGGTCAAGGTCTCGAAGTTCCCGTTCATGGCCAACGGCAAGGCGCACGGCCTCGGTGACCCCGTCGGCTTCGTCAAGATCATCGCCGACGCCGAGCACAACGAGCTGCTCGGCGCCCACCTGATCGGCCCCGACGTCACGGAGCTGCTGCCCGAGCTCACCCTGGCCCAGCTCTGGGACCTCACCGCCGACGAGGTCGGCCGCAACATCCACGCCCACCCGACGCTGTCCGAGGCGGTCAAGGAAGCCATCCACGGCATCTCCGGCCACGCGATCAACATCTAG
- a CDS encoding histidine phosphatase family protein, with protein MRTIHVVTHPEATHHVDGLVGGWFDSELTERGVRQAGAIADVLADRLGAAPEVYSSDLRRARRTAEIVAGRLGADLTIDAGLREKSYGEAGGKPQAWLDARFVPPPRDGERLRHDEGVAGAETQLDLAVRAYAAMERVLASAAEEQVIVTHGGTATYLVAAWIGMPLDAAGRVHFRVSSGGISLLREDDRYHSRQLTRLDETGHLDGW; from the coding sequence ATGAGGACCATCCACGTCGTCACCCACCCCGAGGCCACGCACCACGTCGACGGCCTGGTGGGTGGGTGGTTCGACTCGGAGCTGACCGAACGCGGCGTCCGGCAGGCCGGGGCCATCGCGGACGTCCTGGCCGACCGGCTGGGCGCGGCGCCCGAGGTGTACTCGTCCGACCTGCGCCGCGCCCGGCGCACGGCGGAGATCGTCGCGGGGCGGCTCGGCGCGGACCTGACGATCGACGCCGGCCTGCGCGAGAAGTCGTACGGCGAGGCGGGCGGCAAGCCGCAGGCGTGGCTGGACGCCCGCTTCGTCCCGCCGCCGCGCGACGGCGAGCGCCTGCGCCACGACGAGGGCGTGGCGGGCGCCGAGACGCAGCTGGACCTCGCCGTCAGGGCGTACGCGGCGATGGAGCGCGTGCTGGCCTCCGCCGCCGAGGAACAGGTGATCGTGACGCACGGCGGCACGGCCACGTATCTCGTCGCGGCCTGGATCGGCATGCCCCTCGACGCCGCGGGCCGGGTCCACTTCCGGGTGTCGTCCGGCGGCATCAGCCTGCTGCGCGAGGACGACCGCTACCACAGCCGCCAGCTCACCCGGCTCGACGAGACCGGCCACCTCGACGGCTGGTGA
- a CDS encoding polysaccharide pyruvyl transferase family protein yields the protein MKVGIITLPLNVNYGGMVQAFALRRVLERQGHEVWFIDRDGWPRFPPARKPRGYVDGMRTSRRLGGTVSLRGMRSRDDLVRRTRANTQRFVDEFVGPAVAMADLTASDGFEALVVGSDQIWRPAYEIVAPHPFESVFFSFAEHWDVKRLSYAPSFGVDEWEFSERQTRRCAELLQRFDGVSVREQSGVALCRDHLGADAEQVLDPTMLLEPTDYADVMGDDAAGGEGRVFTYVLDPGDDKDRVVGKVAAFTGAEVTGIEIGKVAERLNYAVPIAVETDGPHRTTLDSIVVPPVESWLRGFRDASFVVTDSFHGSVFAILFRKPFVVYANGSRGRTRFTSLLSLFGLEDRLITSSGELSAEKLAGGIDWTEVDEVLGRERDRSRRFLERALGG from the coding sequence ATGAAGGTCGGGATCATCACCCTTCCGCTGAACGTCAACTACGGCGGAATGGTCCAGGCATTCGCCCTCAGGCGGGTGCTGGAGCGGCAGGGCCACGAGGTCTGGTTCATCGACCGGGACGGCTGGCCGAGATTCCCGCCCGCGCGCAAGCCGCGCGGCTACGTCGACGGCATGCGCACGTCGCGCCGGCTCGGCGGGACGGTCTCCCTCCGCGGCATGAGGTCGCGCGACGACCTGGTGCGCCGGACGCGCGCGAACACGCAGCGGTTCGTCGACGAGTTCGTCGGGCCGGCGGTCGCGATGGCCGACCTGACCGCGTCGGACGGGTTCGAGGCGCTGGTGGTCGGGAGCGACCAGATCTGGCGGCCGGCCTACGAGATCGTGGCGCCGCACCCGTTCGAGAGCGTCTTCTTCTCGTTCGCGGAGCACTGGGACGTGAAGCGGTTGTCCTACGCCCCGTCCTTCGGCGTCGACGAGTGGGAGTTCTCCGAGCGCCAGACCCGGCGCTGTGCCGAGCTGCTCCAGCGCTTCGACGGCGTCTCGGTACGGGAGCAGAGCGGGGTCGCGCTGTGCCGCGACCACCTGGGGGCCGACGCCGAGCAGGTGCTCGATCCGACGATGCTGCTCGAACCCACCGACTACGCGGACGTCATGGGCGACGACGCGGCAGGCGGCGAGGGGCGGGTCTTCACCTACGTCCTCGACCCCGGCGACGACAAGGACCGAGTGGTCGGGAAGGTCGCGGCGTTCACCGGTGCGGAGGTCACCGGCATCGAGATCGGCAAGGTCGCCGAGCGGCTGAACTACGCCGTCCCCATCGCCGTCGAGACGGACGGGCCGCACCGGACGACGCTCGATTCGATCGTGGTGCCGCCGGTGGAATCGTGGCTGCGCGGGTTCCGTGACGCGAGCTTCGTCGTCACCGACTCCTTCCACGGCAGCGTCTTCGCGATCCTCTTCCGCAAGCCGTTCGTCGTGTACGCCAACGGCAGCCGCGGGCGGACGAGGTTCACGTCGCTGCTGAGCCTGTTCGGGCTGGAGGACCGGCTGATCACGTCGTCCGGCGAGCTGAGCGCCGAGAAGCTCGCCGGCGGGATCGACTGGACCGAGGTCGACGAGGTGCTGGGCCGCGAGCGCGACCGGTCCCGCCGCTTCCTGGAGCGCGCCCTCGGCGGTTAA
- a CDS encoding response regulator transcription factor produces MAQVLVVEDDATIRSALIRGLTERGHAVRSAPTAMAGLEQAVGDRPDVVVLDLGLPDLDGTAMLRMLRGVSDVPVIVATARDDESEVVAVLDAGADDYVTKPFGVAQLDARIRAVLRRGGEEQRDQTVTVGGLRIDPRSRQATLDDAALDLTPREFDLLHYLAARAGEVVSKRELLTEVWQLPYGGADKTVDVHLSWLRRKLGETAQDPRYLHAVRGVGVRLAAPEG; encoded by the coding sequence ATGGCCCAGGTGCTCGTCGTCGAGGACGATGCGACGATCAGGTCCGCGCTGATCCGCGGGCTGACCGAGCGCGGCCACGCCGTGCGTTCGGCGCCGACGGCGATGGCGGGGCTCGAGCAGGCGGTCGGCGACCGGCCCGACGTCGTCGTGCTGGATCTGGGGTTGCCGGACCTCGACGGGACGGCGATGCTGCGGATGCTCCGCGGCGTCAGCGACGTCCCCGTCATCGTGGCGACGGCACGCGACGACGAGAGCGAGGTGGTCGCCGTCCTCGATGCGGGGGCCGACGACTACGTGACGAAGCCGTTCGGGGTCGCGCAGCTCGACGCCCGCATCCGGGCGGTGCTGCGGCGCGGCGGCGAGGAGCAGCGTGACCAGACGGTCACCGTCGGCGGGCTGCGCATCGACCCGCGCTCGCGGCAGGCCACCCTCGACGACGCCGCGCTCGACCTGACGCCGCGCGAGTTCGACCTGCTGCACTACCTCGCCGCCCGCGCCGGCGAGGTCGTCAGCAAGCGCGAGCTGCTGACGGAGGTCTGGCAGCTCCCGTACGGCGGCGCCGACAAGACCGTCGACGTCCACCTGTCCTGGCTGCGCCGCAAGCTCGGCGAGACCGCGCAGGACCCCCGCTACCTGCACGCCGTCCGCGGCGTCGGGGTGCGGCTGGCCGCACCCGAGGGGTGA
- a CDS encoding sensor histidine kinase, with protein sequence MRRRLLVLVAATTTLVLVAFLVPLALLIRDVAADRAVQAATVEAQALTSVVATAQGDPLAITVEQADATSRFDVTVFLPDGERLGAEADRTPLVELAERGSSASAEADGGREIVFAVGGSDGGVRVIRTFVPDAELRQGVARAWLALAGLGVALLLVGLVVADRLGRRLVRGATDLAAVSHRLGRGELDARADPSAPGELGVVATALNGLAGRITDLLREERETIADLSHRVRTPLTTLRMDAEALPAGEQSERIVAGVDAVDRAVTDVIQQARRRGAGPAAVTADAADVVRERAAFWAVLAEDTDRELTVDVAPGPLPVALARGDLEACVDALLGNVFAHTPNGTAFTVRLEPRDGGGARLVVADEGPGLPSGQTTGVLRRGVSGSGSSGLGLDIVRRTAEQSGGGVRLDSPASGGLTVVVELGLVAR encoded by the coding sequence GTGCGCCGCCGGCTGCTGGTCCTCGTCGCCGCCACCACGACGCTGGTCCTGGTGGCGTTCCTGGTGCCGCTGGCGCTGCTGATCCGCGACGTCGCCGCCGACCGCGCCGTGCAGGCGGCCACCGTCGAGGCGCAGGCGCTGACGTCGGTGGTCGCGACGGCGCAGGGCGACCCGCTGGCGATCACCGTCGAGCAGGCCGACGCGACGTCCCGGTTCGACGTGACGGTGTTCCTGCCGGACGGCGAGCGGTTGGGCGCCGAGGCGGACCGGACGCCGCTGGTCGAGCTGGCCGAACGCGGCTCCAGCGCGTCCGCCGAGGCCGACGGCGGGCGCGAGATCGTGTTCGCCGTCGGCGGGTCCGACGGCGGCGTCCGCGTCATCCGCACCTTCGTCCCGGACGCCGAACTGCGGCAGGGCGTCGCCCGTGCGTGGCTCGCGCTGGCCGGGCTGGGTGTCGCGTTGCTGCTGGTCGGGCTGGTGGTCGCGGACCGCCTGGGGCGGCGGCTGGTGCGCGGCGCGACGGACCTCGCGGCGGTGTCGCACCGGCTCGGCCGCGGCGAGCTGGACGCGCGCGCCGACCCGTCCGCGCCGGGCGAGCTGGGCGTCGTCGCGACGGCGCTGAACGGGCTGGCCGGGCGCATCACCGACCTGCTGCGCGAGGAGCGCGAGACCATCGCCGACCTCTCGCACCGCGTCCGCACCCCCCTGACGACGCTGCGGATGGACGCCGAGGCGCTGCCCGCCGGCGAGCAGTCCGAGCGCATCGTCGCCGGCGTCGACGCGGTCGACCGGGCGGTCACCGACGTCATCCAGCAGGCCCGGCGGCGCGGCGCGGGGCCCGCGGCGGTGACGGCCGACGCGGCGGACGTGGTGCGCGAGCGGGCCGCGTTCTGGGCGGTGCTCGCCGAGGACACCGACCGCGAGCTGACGGTCGACGTCGCGCCCGGGCCGCTGCCGGTCGCGCTGGCCCGCGGCGACCTCGAGGCGTGCGTCGACGCGCTGCTCGGCAACGTCTTCGCGCACACCCCCAACGGGACGGCGTTCACGGTGCGGCTGGAGCCGCGCGACGGCGGCGGCGCGCGGCTGGTCGTCGCCGACGAGGGGCCCGGGCTGCCGTCGGGGCAGACCACCGGCGTGCTGCGACGAGGCGTCAGCGGGTCCGGGTCGAGCGGCCTGGGGCTGGACATCGTCCGGCGGACGGCCGAGCAGTCCGGCGGCGGCGTCCGCCTGGACAGCCCGGCGAGCGGCGGGCTCACCGTCGTCGTCGAGCTCGGCTTAGTCGCGCGTTAA
- a CDS encoding PepSY domain-containing protein yields MNRNRLISAAAAAAALLVTGGVAYAVTTSDDGNAPRSSIVDDNPSISDVTPDDSASASPTPDDSPSPSASATPDDSATSAPAPPGGGEMGSGEAEQIALAHVGGGTVTEIEREWEHGRLEWKVEIHLDGVEHDVRVDAVSGDITRVDVDDDRDDDRDDRDDDDRDDHDDDDHDDDDHHDDDKGGDRD; encoded by the coding sequence ATGAACCGCAACCGACTCATCTCCGCCGCCGCTGCCGCGGCCGCCCTGCTCGTCACCGGCGGCGTCGCGTACGCCGTCACGACGTCCGACGACGGCAACGCACCGCGCTCGTCGATCGTCGACGACAACCCGTCGATCAGCGACGTCACGCCGGACGACTCGGCCAGCGCCTCGCCGACCCCGGACGACTCGCCCTCGCCGTCGGCATCGGCGACCCCGGACGACTCGGCCACCAGCGCGCCCGCCCCGCCCGGCGGCGGGGAGATGGGCAGCGGCGAGGCCGAGCAGATCGCACTGGCGCACGTCGGCGGCGGCACGGTCACCGAGATCGAGCGCGAGTGGGAGCACGGCCGGCTGGAGTGGAAGGTCGAGATCCACCTCGACGGCGTCGAGCACGACGTCCGCGTGGACGCGGTCTCCGGTGACATCACCCGCGTCGACGTCGACGACGACCGGGACGACGACCGCGACGACCGCGATGACGACGACCGCGACGACCACGACGATGACGACCACGACGATGACGACCACCACGACGACGACAAGGGCGGCGACCGCGACTGA
- a CDS encoding SDR family oxidoreductase, which translates to MTTDQTARPREFPSQQQEPPGSTAAMTPVPDHGESTYQGSGKLTGLRTLITGGDSGIGRAVALAFAREGADVAITYLPEEQDDADATMELVRSAGRAGFAYAADLRSHEACADVVARAAGELGGLDVLVNNAGYQMAREGGIESIDPDRLDRVMKTNLYALFWMTQEALAHLKAGGCVVNCSSIQAYDPSVSLLDYASTKAAINNATVNLAAELGPRGIRVNAVAPGPIWTPLQPATQPPEKVETFGQDTPLGRAGQPAEVAPAFVFLASPRDASYVSGTVLGVTGGKPVF; encoded by the coding sequence ATGACGACCGACCAGACCGCCCGGCCGCGCGAGTTCCCGTCCCAGCAGCAGGAGCCGCCCGGCTCGACCGCCGCCATGACGCCGGTGCCCGACCACGGGGAGTCCACGTACCAGGGCTCGGGGAAGCTCACCGGCCTGCGCACGCTGATCACCGGGGGCGACTCCGGCATCGGCCGCGCGGTCGCGCTCGCCTTCGCCCGCGAGGGCGCCGACGTCGCCATCACGTACCTGCCCGAGGAGCAGGACGACGCCGACGCGACGATGGAGCTGGTGCGCTCCGCCGGCCGCGCGGGCTTCGCGTACGCGGCCGACCTCCGCTCGCACGAAGCCTGCGCAGACGTCGTCGCCCGGGCGGCCGGCGAGCTGGGCGGGCTGGACGTGCTGGTCAACAACGCCGGCTATCAGATGGCCCGCGAGGGCGGCATCGAGAGCATCGACCCGGACCGGCTGGACCGCGTCATGAAGACCAACCTCTACGCGCTGTTCTGGATGACGCAGGAGGCGCTGGCACACCTGAAGGCCGGCGGCTGCGTCGTCAACTGCTCGTCGATCCAGGCCTACGACCCGTCGGTGTCGCTGCTCGACTACGCCAGCACGAAGGCGGCCATCAACAACGCCACCGTCAACCTGGCGGCCGAACTGGGTCCGCGCGGCATCCGTGTGAACGCCGTCGCGCCCGGCCCGATCTGGACGCCGCTGCAGCCGGCCACCCAGCCGCCGGAGAAGGTCGAGACGTTCGGCCAGGACACCCCGCTCGGCCGGGCCGGCCAGCCCGCCGAGGTCGCGCCGGCGTTCGTGTTCCTCGCCTCGCCACGCGACGCGAGCTACGTGTCCGGCACCGTCCTCGGCGTGACCGGCGGGAAGCCGGTGTTCTGA
- a CDS encoding nitroreductase family deazaflavin-dependent oxidoreductase, translated as MPLIGEYEPSTSDWARKQAEKYEESGGTTATTLRGKPVIVLTSVGARTGKLRKTALMRVEHDGEYAVVASLGGAPKHPVWYHNLTANPHVELQDGDSRHDYLAREVTGEERDLWWKRAVAVWPDYAEYQTKTTRVIPVFVLTRLTD; from the coding sequence ATGCCCCTCATCGGAGAGTACGAACCGAGCACGTCTGACTGGGCCCGCAAGCAGGCGGAGAAGTACGAGGAGTCCGGCGGCACCACCGCGACCACCCTGCGCGGCAAGCCCGTCATCGTCCTCACGTCCGTCGGCGCCAGGACCGGCAAGCTGCGCAAGACCGCCCTCATGCGGGTCGAGCACGACGGCGAGTACGCCGTCGTCGCCTCGCTCGGCGGCGCCCCGAAGCACCCCGTCTGGTACCACAACCTCACGGCCAACCCGCACGTCGAACTGCAGGACGGCGACAGCAGGCACGACTACCTCGCCCGCGAGGTCACCGGCGAGGAGCGCGACCTCTGGTGGAAACGCGCCGTCGCCGTCTGGCCCGACTATGCGGAGTACCAGACCAAGACCACCCGGGTGATCCCGGTCTTCGTCCTGACTCGCCTCACCGACTGA